In one Moritella sp. 5 genomic region, the following are encoded:
- a CDS encoding multiheme c-type cytochrome, translating to MNINIFPKLMFALLLLASHSLYASTTYSNTKSNSLLLSIDGTQFISANMDAGSVSLINAESGKLMAEQALGKDLRRLALDPINNQLLVSDYLADQLYLIDAKSLKLIKTIKTGYRPFGIVYDGYNKQYYVTLFEAKQLITVSTDGKITATTQTADTPRGLALAGDGRLFVTHSMTGQVSIYNTRTPNLELNKIIQLADTPEHSSRATPQGKPRVLDNIAISPDGTQAWLPHVLWSFTQDFHFQSTVFPTISLLDLTPGKEKELVDKRKQLFKQINIIENNNTTRIVSNPHDVAFREDGKKVFITLSGSEDLLVFDLSRQGKIGKKPKRHRRTKLQGGVKATQIYRHIPGTNPRSLIEKDGTLYVQNAMSHDLVSFDVSGKGPFAKVKLANAQFSQLISQDPIAPELRLGKTLFNLANSDKFENSAMAGDYWMSCNSCHLDGFNFTNKYLLADGTKDVKENAMTGHVGLATMIAGDPIEAYIDMIQKTQGGMGTDPKKPELPKVDPKSPSAEIVRLMSALNMYVTTKENLPYLSTWLRFDDERKFTHKSEWLNSASCESCHSTLYKQWADSNHGMHMDSPYYRFQENLAAESEGEPFRNLCRGCHAPQTLLNNNKAPLTHLNNMYEKEGQSLRDALKEGLPVDETGTSCVFCHRITKAEDAGGNTDLTVNLKDRAKYLFEFSNNPVLKFAAEAQINASPQQHKDSYSNPELYKSSLYCATCHNEFTPGQGANVNNNYGEWQASKFNAPDNPEQNKTCIDCHMRMDMTDFDKKVPGQATDNGPIKPNLIAHNFIGGNYYFSDMRSKEHGKLSREILRNALLLDVETSEDGRTIDVKITNHNTGHKMPGGARRQVWVDLVVTDSKGVERLVSGQLNDGYLPKDSRVFAKKSGYMHGEPVGLKFWRVEKILSDTRISPDETRVESFELPEGISYPITVVAKINYRSFSKPLTSKVQAAFPEQNIPFADVIELNKVTKVFRNK from the coding sequence ATGAATATAAATATTTTTCCTAAATTAATGTTCGCCTTGTTACTTTTAGCAAGCCACTCGCTTTATGCTAGCACTACTTATTCAAATACAAAAAGTAACAGCTTATTACTATCTATAGATGGTACGCAGTTTATTAGTGCAAACATGGACGCTGGTAGCGTCAGTCTTATTAACGCAGAAAGCGGCAAGCTAATGGCTGAACAAGCCCTCGGTAAAGACCTACGTCGACTTGCATTAGACCCAATAAATAATCAATTATTAGTCAGTGATTATCTTGCCGATCAACTGTACCTCATTGATGCTAAAAGCCTGAAACTCATTAAAACAATCAAAACAGGCTATCGCCCGTTTGGTATTGTTTATGATGGATATAATAAACAATACTACGTCACATTGTTTGAAGCGAAACAGCTAATAACCGTTTCAACCGACGGTAAAATAACCGCAACAACACAAACAGCAGATACACCGCGTGGTCTTGCATTAGCAGGTGATGGGCGTTTATTTGTTACTCACAGCATGACCGGCCAAGTGTCCATCTATAATACGCGCACACCAAACCTCGAATTAAACAAAATCATTCAACTTGCCGATACCCCAGAACATAGCTCTCGTGCAACACCACAAGGTAAACCGCGTGTATTAGATAACATTGCGATCTCTCCAGATGGCACACAAGCTTGGTTACCCCATGTACTGTGGTCATTTACACAAGACTTTCATTTTCAATCGACCGTCTTCCCAACGATTTCGTTACTTGATCTAACACCAGGTAAAGAAAAAGAACTAGTCGATAAACGTAAACAATTATTCAAACAAATAAACATCATTGAGAACAACAATACCACGCGTATTGTGTCTAACCCACATGACGTGGCGTTCCGTGAAGACGGCAAAAAAGTATTTATTACTCTCTCTGGTTCAGAAGACCTGCTCGTGTTTGATTTATCTCGGCAAGGTAAAATAGGTAAAAAACCTAAACGCCATCGCCGTACCAAATTACAAGGCGGTGTGAAAGCGACACAAATTTATCGTCATATTCCCGGCACTAATCCGCGTAGCCTGATTGAAAAAGACGGTACACTCTATGTCCAAAACGCCATGTCTCACGACTTAGTGAGTTTTGATGTGAGTGGTAAAGGTCCGTTTGCTAAAGTTAAACTGGCTAATGCCCAGTTTTCCCAGTTAATTAGTCAAGATCCCATTGCACCAGAACTACGCTTGGGTAAAACCCTCTTTAATCTTGCAAATAGTGATAAATTTGAAAACAGCGCCATGGCAGGTGATTATTGGATGAGCTGTAACTCTTGCCACCTTGACGGGTTTAACTTCACTAACAAATACTTATTAGCCGACGGTACCAAAGACGTTAAAGAAAATGCCATGACGGGACATGTAGGTTTGGCAACCATGATCGCTGGCGACCCTATCGAAGCCTATATAGATATGATTCAAAAAACCCAAGGTGGTATGGGGACCGACCCGAAAAAACCAGAACTACCTAAAGTTGATCCTAAATCACCGTCTGCAGAGATCGTACGCTTAATGTCAGCATTAAACATGTACGTGACAACGAAAGAAAACTTACCTTATCTATCAACCTGGTTACGTTTTGATGACGAACGCAAGTTCACTCACAAATCTGAATGGTTAAATTCAGCAAGTTGTGAATCATGCCATAGCACCCTCTACAAACAGTGGGCTGACTCTAACCATGGGATGCACATGGATAGCCCTTATTACCGTTTCCAAGAAAACTTAGCCGCAGAATCAGAAGGTGAACCATTTAGAAATTTATGCCGTGGCTGTCATGCACCGCAAACCTTACTTAACAACAATAAAGCACCCTTGACTCATCTTAACAACATGTATGAAAAAGAAGGGCAGAGCCTACGTGATGCACTAAAAGAAGGTCTACCTGTTGATGAAACTGGCACCAGTTGTGTTTTCTGTCATCGAATCACCAAAGCGGAAGACGCTGGCGGTAATACCGACCTTACGGTTAACTTAAAAGATCGTGCTAAGTACCTGTTTGAGTTCTCTAACAACCCAGTGCTAAAATTCGCTGCTGAAGCACAGATAAATGCATCACCACAGCAGCACAAAGACAGCTATTCAAACCCAGAGCTGTACAAGAGCTCATTATATTGTGCGACCTGTCATAATGAATTCACCCCCGGTCAAGGTGCCAATGTGAATAACAACTATGGCGAATGGCAAGCCTCCAAATTTAACGCACCGGATAATCCAGAACAGAACAAAACCTGCATTGATTGCCACATGCGTATGGATATGACTGATTTTGATAAAAAGGTACCAGGACAAGCCACGGATAATGGACCAATTAAACCAAACTTAATTGCGCATAACTTTATTGGTGGTAACTATTACTTCTCTGACATGCGTTCGAAAGAACACGGTAAACTCAGCCGTGAAATTTTACGTAACGCCCTACTGCTCGACGTTGAAACCAGCGAAGATGGCCGTACTATTGATGTGAAAATCACAAACCATAATACAGGTCACAAAATGCCGGGTGGCGCACGTCGTCAAGTATGGGTTGATCTTGTAGTAACGGATAGTAAAGGCGTAGAGCGCTTAGTGAGTGGTCAGTTAAACGATGGTTACTTACCAAAAGACAGCCGTGTGTTTGCTAAAAAGTCTGGTTACATGCACGGCGAACCCGTTGGTCTTAAATTCTGGCGCGTCGAGAAGATTCTATCGGATACCCGTATCTCTCCTGATGAAACTCGTGTTGAATCATTTGAACTACCTGAAGGTATCAGCTATCCAATCACGGTAGTCGCTAAAATTAATTACCGTTCGTTCTCAAAACCACTAACAAGTAAGGTCCAAGCAGCCTTCCCTGAGCAAAATATTCCTTTTGCTGATGTGATTGAATTAAATAAAGTCACCAAGGTTTTCCGTAACAAATAA